The Halobacillus amylolyticus nucleotide sequence AGCAGCCACTCCAATTTGCTTTCCATCTAAACCATTCATACCTCGTCCCCCTATCATTGGAATATCCATCTCCTCCTATGGATCACCACTTCAGCCTTAGGAGCAATGTATCATTCATATATGATTCATCATTGGCTCAAGCTGTGCTCATTTTGCAAGGCTTCATGAACTCGGTCAGTCAATGCGTCGATCATTATAGGATGGTTCCCAAGATATTGACACAGGACCACCTGTTGACTTTTCTCCTGCATCCCATTGATTTTGTCCTGCATCGACCTCATAAGCAGCCCGGTAAACCAAAGGTAGGGAATCACGAAAGTTTGTGACCACCCTTCTTTCAGCGAAGTTTGCAATCCTTCATCAAAAGAAGGTGAACAGGCCGCTAAATAGCTGACATTTACATTAGCGACGTCCATTTTCGAACATAATTTATGTGCAATTTGTTCCATCGATTCTTTGGTCTCTGAATGACGGCTGCCTCTTCCAACTAGCAAGATGTTCGCATCTGAATGGCGGACCACCTTTGTTTCCTGCACACGTTGGACTAAAATATCAATCACCCGATCCTGGATTCCGATCGTTCTTCCATAAACAAAATGGATGTGCGGATGGCGGAGCTTCGCACGATTAATCTCTTCCGGTATATCCGTATAGTAGTGACCCGCACTCAACAATAAGACGGGGATAATAGCAACCCTAGTGGCTCCTCGCTCGACGAGATTCTTAATTCCTTGAGCCATATCCGGTTCCGCCAGTTCTAAAAAACAGGTTTCCTGAAGAGGAACGTCTATACGCTCCTGGACGGATTGAATCAAGGAAACGGCTTCCTTACGCGCCTTCTCAACACGGCTACCGTGGCTTACATATAAAACTGCTTGCATGTAACCATCCCCTTCCTTTTAACCAACAATAGAAGGAACAGGCATTTCTTCCTCGTCTTTCATCTGTTCAAACCATTGCAGCTGCTCCCTCAGCTTCACGACTTCTCCTACGACTATCATCGAAGGATTCTCGAGATCCTCGACCTTCCCTACAATGTCCTCTAGTGTTCCTGTTACGGTACGTTGATGTTCCATCGTCCCCCACTCCACCAGAGCGATCGGTGTACTGGGAGCGCGGCCATGTCGAATCAGTCTCGCGCAAATTTCCGGAAGTTTTTTGACACCCATATAAATGCACAAAGTGTCCATGCTTTTCACTACATGCTCCCAATACTCTTCCTGATCATGTCCGAATTTGCTTACTCCTGATAGGAAGGCTACAGACGAACTATAGTTACGGTGTGTGACTGGAATACCAGCATAAGCAGGAGCAGCTACACCAGATGAGATCCCAGGGACGATTTCATAAGGAATATCCCTTTTTGCTAATTCTTCGGCTTCCTCTCCACCTCTACCAAAAACGAAGGGATCCCCGCCTTTTAAGCGGGTTACTGTTTTCCCTTGTAAGGCAAAGTCACAAAGAAGCCCATTAATGGTTTGTTGGTCTAAAGAATGATTATCCGGACGCTTACCGCAATAAATCAGTTCAGCTTCGTCCCTCGCTTCATCAAGTAAGTCTTTGTTAATCAATCGATCGTATAGAATGACATCCGCCTGCTGAATGGCCTTCAAGCCTTTCACTGTAATTAAATCAGGATCACCGGGTCCTGCACCGACGATATAAACTTTTTTCATAAGCCACCTCCTCCCCTTGTTGCAATGAATTTTTAAATCAGCTTACAGAAATAATCTACTTAATTTTTATGACTGGTTTCCTGAAGTGTGGAGACCGCATTCTGTTTTATTAAACCCTTGCCATCTCCCAGAACGATCGTCCCCCTGTTCAGTTACTGGCTCAGTACAAGGCATGCAA carries:
- a CDS encoding sirohydrochlorin chelatase — encoded protein: MQAVLYVSHGSRVEKARKEAVSLIQSVQERIDVPLQETCFLELAEPDMAQGIKNLVERGATRVAIIPVLLLSAGHYYTDIPEEINRAKLRHPHIHFVYGRTIGIQDRVIDILVQRVQETKVVRHSDANILLVGRGSRHSETKESMEQIAHKLCSKMDVANVNVSYLAACSPSFDEGLQTSLKEGWSQTFVIPYLWFTGLLMRSMQDKINGMQEKSQQVVLCQYLGNHPIMIDALTDRVHEALQNEHSLSQ
- the cobA gene encoding uroporphyrinogen-III C-methyltransferase; the encoded protein is MKKVYIVGAGPGDPDLITVKGLKAIQQADVILYDRLINKDLLDEARDEAELIYCGKRPDNHSLDQQTINGLLCDFALQGKTVTRLKGGDPFVFGRGGEEAEELAKRDIPYEIVPGISSGVAAPAYAGIPVTHRNYSSSVAFLSGVSKFGHDQEEYWEHVVKSMDTLCIYMGVKKLPEICARLIRHGRAPSTPIALVEWGTMEHQRTVTGTLEDIVGKVEDLENPSMIVVGEVVKLREQLQWFEQMKDEEEMPVPSIVG